CACTCACCGCTGTTTTTCTCTGCTCCGCTTCGAACAGCTGCTCGGTGCGTCTGGACGATCGGATCAACTTCTTCGCTGATCGGTGGCGTCTCCGCGACGTCGAACCCGTTGCGTCGGGTGGCGAGTCGGGCCTTCAAAATCCCAGCCTGATGGGGATGCGAACGCAGCGGTGAACGTATCGGAGCGCGGCTTTTCTGAACGAGGGTCGGGATGGCCCGACGATACGCCTGCGTCTAGTCATCGTCAGAGACGACAGTTCCAGTGTCGGTCGACGTCTGCGTCCAGACGCCGCTGTCAAAGTCGATCGCGTCGTTCCATTTGCCGACGACAGTCGAAACCGCGAGATCGCCAGTTACGTTGTTCATCGTCGCGATGCGACCGAGGATCGGGTCGACGCCAGCGACGAACCCGACTACCGCGAGTGGGAGACCGATCTGGTTGAGTACTACGGTGAGCATAACGATCCCCGCTCCGGGGACGCCGGCGGTACCAATGCTGATGAGTACGACGACGATCAGTACGAGTACTTGCTCGGAGAGCGCGAGTGGTTGCCCGACCACGTTCGCGGCGAATACGACGGTAATCGCCTGTCGGATGGCAGCACCGTCCATATTCGCTGTGGCGCCAACTGGGAGTACGAACGAGTAGATCCGCTCCTTGATGCGGAGGTCTTCTTCGGCGTTGCTCATCGTCACCGGGAGTGTGCCGCTCGAGGTGCGGGTAGCGAAGGCGGTCACCATCGCGTCCTTCGAACCGGTGAGGAACGCGAGCGGTGAGACGTCAGCAACGACGCCCATGAGGAGGAGGAGGTACGTGAACGTGATGTGGACGACGACCGCGATCGCGACGGCGAGCACGAGTTCACCGAGCGACGAGAACACGCCGATTCCCTCGGTGCCGATTCCGGCAGCCATGAGTGCGAATACGCCGATCACACCGTACTCGAGGACACCACGAACGATGACAAACATCGCCTCGGCGCCGATTTCGAACGCCTCGAATACCGAGTCGACACGGTCTGCGAGTTCCTCCTGTTGGGCACGCACATAGGTGAGCGCGATGCCGAAGATGATCACGAAGAAGACGGTTGCGAGCAAGTTCCCTTCCGCCATTGCGGTGATGGGGTTGCTCGGGACGATACCGAGTACGACCTCGGTCAGCGAGGGAGGGGCCTGGGACGAAGCCTCACCGCCGGCGAACTCGACGCCACGGCCAGGTTGAAGGACGTTCGCGACGACGAGTCCGATGATGCCTGCGATGGTGGTCGTTACCGCATAGAGGCCGACAGTCGCTCCACCGATCTTGCCGAGTCGAGCTGGCGATAGCTGACGGATTCCGGTCAGCAGCGTGAAGACGATGATCGGAATCACCAGCATGTTAAGGAGTCGCAGGAAGAGGTCTCCGAGTGGTTCGACGATCGTCATCTGTTCGCCGAATGCGATCCCTGCTGCGGATCCGAGGACGAATGCGAGTGTGATACGATAGATCAACGGCACCGACCGGTACCGCTGCCACACTTGACCGGCTGTTGAGTACACGGCAGAAATCAGGGATCCGTTATTTAAACAGCTGTCCTTGTCACTCTATTTGAAACAGTCTATTATCCGGGTCCGAAGGCCGCGATATCGGCTCCCACTGTCGCCAGTGCGTCGGCGGGGTTCGGGTCGCTGTCGGCCAGATGCGTGTACCGGTGGTCCGGGACGCTCGACAGTGCCGCCGCGACGGCCTCGCTGTACGTCTCGACGCCCGGCTCCGTCGGGTCATCGCCACCCCAGACGTCTCGGATGACCGTCATCGAATCGATGCGCACTTCCAGCCTGCGTGGCTCGTAGCGAGCCAACAGTTCGGCGAGCCCGAGCTGGAGGGCGACGTACTCGGCGGTGTTGTTCCCCGTCCGGGAGCCGACGGGTCGGCCGAGACGGGCGAGCTGGTCCTCCGCAGCGTCCATGATGACAGCGCCCGCACCTGCGGGTCCGGGGTTACCGCGTGAACTGCCGTCGACGTAGAGGACGAACGCGTCGCTCGTCGGCTCAGGAACGGATGGCCGGGTGAGTCCCGACTCCAGCAGGCCCTCGAGCGCGCGACGCAACTCGTCCGGAGTGGTCGCGGGGTCGAAGAGACCGCCGTAGCCGGGGACAGCGTCGTCGATGGCGTCGATGGCGGCCGCCACCTCGTAGCCGACGCCCGCGAGTACCTCCTCGACGAGCGCGGCGAGCGGCGAGAGGTGTTCGACCGGCAGGGGTTCGTCGGTCACGTCACTTCCCCCGTCGGACTTCGGTTTCGGGCCCTCACATCCTCGCTCCCGGATGATCTCGTTGGCTGGTCGCACAACTGCATATCGGTCCTCGGTGGTCGAGCGGGATAATCTCTTCAGGTGACACCGGAGCGGCGCAAGCCGCGAGTCAGTGAGCGAGCGGGCCGACGACCGACCCGGAGAGCGCGGCGCGAAGGGCCGCGAATAGGCGAGCGGCGGAGTCGATCGAAAGGCGCGAAGCGCCTTTCGTGACTGAGCGGAGCAAAGCTCCGCGAGGTCGTCGGCGCTTCGCGCCGACTGCTTGAGGGACCGGAGGTCCCTCGCTGTCCGCGAAACTGAAGGGTTCGCTTGATGACGAGAGAGCGAACCTCTCTCGAACCACCGCGAGCCGAGGGGAGGGAGGAATGCTTTTAATCGACATTTTGCCGACCGAGCGAAGCGAGGAAGCGCAGAGAAAAATGTTGGTCTGCTTATCGAACGAGGGAAACGACCCTCAGAGTGGAATAACTGCCACGAGAACCTTCGCGTAGATCACCATTGCGAGGAGCGCGAACGGGTAGGTGTTTCCGTATCCTGCAGCCACCTCGTCGGAGTCGGTGGCGTCGATAGCCGCGGCGAGTCCCTTCGTGTCCGTGTGTCCGCCGGTGATACCGCCCGCGGCGTGGATCCAGTCCATCTCCCAAACGACCCTGGTGAGAACCAGTCCACCGATGATAGCGACGATACTGTTGAGTCCGGCGGTCACGACGATTTCGACGCCGTACTCCGCGATGGTCTCGATCAGTCCCGCCCCGGCGTCGATCCCGACCACGGCGAGGAACATCGCAAGCGTGAAGGCCCGAATCTCAGAGAGGATCGTCGTTTCCATGCGCATATTGACCGGCCCGACCGTGCCGAGATACCCGAGGACGAGGGCGGTGATGAGCACGCCACCGGTCGTCCCGAGGGTAATCACGCCAATCGGTCCCATCGGGATCGGAATGCTCCCGAGCACCGACCCCGCGACCAGCACGAGCGCGAATCCGAGCACACTAAAGGTGATCACCTCGATATCGGCCGCCTCCTCGCCGATATCACGTATCTTCTCGGAGAATTGCCGTTTCTCGTCGTCAATATCCATACCGCTCACCCTCGGGTAGAGCTGTTGGAACATCACGATGACGAGTACCCCGACTACGTAACCGACGGAGTGCCCGATCTGGTACTGCTGAGCGGCCGCCTCGGGGAGTGCCTCGACCGCCGACCCGAGGCCGGGACTGCTCGTCAGTGCCCCCGAGAACGAGCCCATGATCAGGCCCGTCGACGCATCTGGGAACACGAGGACCACCCACACGTAGGTGAGGACCACGGCGATCGTCGGCATCAGAACCGAAATGACGATGAAGTTGAGTCCGTACGTCTTGACAGTCCCTTCGATCTCGTGAGCGGCGATCAGTCCGACTGCGGCGACGAACAGGGCGAGCGTTAGCCCCGAGTACGCATCCGGAACCGTGAAGCCGAAATGACCGAGTACTAACCCCGCAAACAGCGGCCCCGCGACGCCGAACTTGATTCCACGGCCGAAATCGATTCGGCCGAACGCCATCCCAACGACGACCGCGAGGAACATCACGAATACGCCGCTTCCGAGGAGAGTATCAATGACCGCCATTAGACTTTCACTCCCACGGAACGGTACTGCGGTTCGTTTGTGTCCTGCTCATCACGCCGCCGGCGTGGTATCAGTACACTTATCATCTTGGCAAGCAGCTTTCATTCATCGGACGTCCCCACTCCGAACGTATGCAACACTTTCCCGTCCGACAAATCGGTTGTCACAATTGTCGGTTCGGGGCCCCAAGGAGTATCGTTTATTCGAATTCCCAGAAACCAGTAATCACACTGTAAATTGCTTGACTGATTGGTGCCGCTGTACCGACCAGATCGGACGACCGAATCTGCGGAGATTCGTATAGCCGATCCGCGCGCTGTCTCTCGCACAGTTGTCCGAACAGTTCTTTGTACTGGTAGAGAGTTACTCGTCAGGCGGTATCGTCGCGTCAAATCCGCGTTCTCCCCTCATTGAGTGTGGTAGCCATCGCTATGATCATCTTCGACCGAGAAATCGAGACCCCTTCCTCCGTTACCACTCCTTCTGTGCCGTTCCTTCCGCGATACTATCAGGTATCGTGAAGAAGAACGTCGTCCCCTCGCCGGGGTCGGACTCGACCCAGATACGGCCATCGTGAGTCGTCACGATGCGTTTGCAGATGGCGAGACCGATACCAGTTCCCTCGTACTCGTCAGGAGTGTGGAGGCGGTTGAATACTTCGAAGATGTCGTCTGTTTCCGCTGGGTCTATCCCGATCCCATCGTCGCGGACCGAAAACAGCCACTCGCCGTCTCGTCGCTCGGCGGAGACGTGGACGGTCGGTGGGCCATCGCCTGCATACGTGATGGCGTTATCGAGGAGGTTCTGGAAGAGCTGAATGAGTTGGCGTTCATCGCCGCTCACCGTGGGCAGTTCATCCGACGTGATGGTGGCATCGCTTTCGGCGATTGCCATCTGGAGATTCTCCATCGCCTCCTCGAGGACTGTCTCGCAGTCAATCGGCTCGAAGTCCTTTTCATTGGTATGTATTCGGGAATATTCGAGCAGCGCATCGACCATTTCCCGCATCCGGTCTGCGCCATCGACAGCGAACTCGATGAACTCCTTGGCGTCAGCATCGAGGGTGTCCCCGTAGCGATTTTCGAGTAGCTGGAGATAGCTAGAGACCATCCGTAATGGCTCTTGGAGGTCGTGGGAGGCGGCGTGGGCAAATCGCTTGAGTTCCGCGTTCGAGCGTCTCAGTTGGGCGTTGGTTTGTTCGAGTTTCCGCTCGTACTCTTTGCGCTCGGTGATGTCGCTCGCCATACCGACCCACTCGACGATGTCACCGTCCTCATCCAGCATCGGTACCGCACGCGAGAACGTCCAGCCCAGGCTCCCATCGACCTGCTCTACCTGATGTTCCAGTTCGAAGATGCTCTTGGTCCGGATCGCTTCGTCGATGGCCTCCATGACACGCTCCTGGTCGTCCGGGTGAATGTATCTATCAAGCCAATCCTCGGTCGATTCGCGCGTATCGGCGATGAACTCCTTGCCTTCGAGGTGATGCATTTCGGTCCAATCGGGGCTCATGCGATACACTACGTCCGAGCTAGCGGTGACCAACGCTCGGAATCGCTCCTCGCTCTCCTGAAGCGCCTCCTCGGCCTCCTTGCGCTCGGTGACGTCGCGCGTCGTTCCGGCGACGGCTTCGACTTCCCCCTCCTCGTTGAGTACCGGTGCGAAGATGTAGTCGTAGATTCGGTGGCCGCGCTCGGCGTGTTGGAACGCCACTTCGCCGCGGACGGGTTCTTTCGTTTCCACGACTTGGTCGATCTCGCGTTCGTGCATCTCCGCGTGCCACGGCTCGTAGCCGTTTTCCCGCAGGGTCTTCCCGACGGACTCTTCAAAGGTTTGGCCCCACATCTCCAGCAGTGCGTCGTTAGCGAATATGAAGCGGTAGTCGAGGTCGAACGCGTAGACGAGGTCGGGAGTACTGGAGATGATGGTCTCGTAAAGCCGTCGCTCCTGCTCGGACTCGACGGTCACTTTCGTCATCTCTGCTTCCGTTTCCTTGCGCTCAGTGCTATCAGTATTCGCGGACGACGCCTCGTTTTCGAAGGCGTATGCGATTGTCACTCCTAACTCTGCGAGCGATTCTCGCTCGACTGCGTCAAATCCGTGCGACCGGTCGGTAGCCAGATGTAAGACTCCGTGCAGCGTCTCTTCGTAAACGAGGGGGATGACCGCGCAGGTTCGGTCGTCGTGTTTGTGGGCGCGGTCACGCCGATCCTCGGACGGGGGATCGTCAACGGGATACCGTCCGACTGTGAGCTCCCGCGTTCGCACGGCTTCCTTTGTCAGTTTCGCTCGGGGTGACTCCTCAGTGAGAGTGATTCCAGTGAGCGTATTCTCCGCAATCCCGGCGGAGGCTGACGGAATCACCTCCTCTTTCTCTGGATCATAGCAACCGATCCACGCAAAGGAGTACAACTCCGACGCTGCGAACTGCTCACAAGTGCGTTGTCGTATCTCGTTTTTGGTGATGTTCGGAATCAACGCCCGGGTGACTTCTCCTATCACCTCATTTATAGAATGTCGCTCACCGCGACTCATTGGTGGCGTTATATTGCAGGAAGGGGTTTACCCCTGTCGATTTCTGAAGTTGCGTTCGCTCCGGATTTAAGCGGTCGCGTAGGAGGGCATCGGGGTTATCTCACACTACGCTGACGGGATAGTCTTCCGTGCCAGAGACGCTGACCACAGCTGAAACTCGTCGCGGTCCTCGAACTAGCCGTCGCGTACCGCGCGACGACACTTCTGCTGACCTCGAGCCGCGAGCGCGACGGTTTCCTTTTCCTGTGTCGCTCGCGGTGTTTCGTCCTCGAGTCACCCCACGTACTGAGTGAAAATAGCCGGTAGTCGTTACTCCAGAACAGCGAGCGAATCGAAGGGCCGGAGTACCCGAACCCGGTTCCAGTCGGTGACATCGTCTGGATCGGTGGACGGGCCGTTATCAATCCCGGTGTGACCGTCGGAGGCGACAGCGTCATCGCCCCGGAGCGGTCGTGACCGAAGCGTTCTCGACGGGGTCGTCGTACAGGGAAATCTCGAC
This genomic interval from Haloterrigena sp. KLK7 contains the following:
- a CDS encoding dicarboxylate/amino acid:cation symporter; translated protein: MWQRYRSVPLIYRITLAFVLGSAAGIAFGEQMTIVEPLGDLFLRLLNMLVIPIIVFTLLTGIRQLSPARLGKIGGATVGLYAVTTTIAGIIGLVVANVLQPGRGVEFAGGEASSQAPPSLTEVVLGIVPSNPITAMAEGNLLATVFFVIIFGIALTYVRAQQEELADRVDSVFEAFEIGAEAMFVIVRGVLEYGVIGVFALMAAGIGTEGIGVFSSLGELVLAVAIAVVVHITFTYLLLLMGVVADVSPLAFLTGSKDAMVTAFATRTSSGTLPVTMSNAEEDLRIKERIYSFVLPVGATANMDGAAIRQAITVVFAANVVGQPLALSEQVLVLIVVVLISIGTAGVPGAGIVMLTVVLNQIGLPLAVVGFVAGVDPILGRIATMNNVTGDLAVSTVVGKWNDAIDFDSGVWTQTSTDTGTVVSDDD
- a CDS encoding ATP-binding protein, with amino-acid sequence MSRGERHSINEVIGEVTRALIPNITKNEIRQRTCEQFAASELYSFAWIGCYDPEKEEVIPSASAGIAENTLTGITLTEESPRAKLTKEAVRTRELTVGRYPVDDPPSEDRRDRAHKHDDRTCAVIPLVYEETLHGVLHLATDRSHGFDAVERESLAELGVTIAYAFENEASSANTDSTERKETEAEMTKVTVESEQERRLYETIISSTPDLVYAFDLDYRFIFANDALLEMWGQTFEESVGKTLRENGYEPWHAEMHEREIDQVVETKEPVRGEVAFQHAERGHRIYDYIFAPVLNEEGEVEAVAGTTRDVTERKEAEEALQESEERFRALVTASSDVVYRMSPDWTEMHHLEGKEFIADTRESTEDWLDRYIHPDDQERVMEAIDEAIRTKSIFELEHQVEQVDGSLGWTFSRAVPMLDEDGDIVEWVGMASDITERKEYERKLEQTNAQLRRSNAELKRFAHAASHDLQEPLRMVSSYLQLLENRYGDTLDADAKEFIEFAVDGADRMREMVDALLEYSRIHTNEKDFEPIDCETVLEEAMENLQMAIAESDATITSDELPTVSGDERQLIQLFQNLLDNAITYAGDGPPTVHVSAERRDGEWLFSVRDDGIGIDPAETDDIFEVFNRLHTPDEYEGTGIGLAICKRIVTTHDGRIWVESDPGEGTTFFFTIPDSIAEGTAQKEW
- a CDS encoding ribonuclease HI family protein, whose amino-acid sequence is MTDEPLPVEHLSPLAALVEEVLAGVGYEVAAAIDAIDDAVPGYGGLFDPATTPDELRRALEGLLESGLTRPSVPEPTSDAFVLYVDGSSRGNPGPAGAGAVIMDAAEDQLARLGRPVGSRTGNNTAEYVALQLGLAELLARYEPRRLEVRIDSMTVIRDVWGGDDPTEPGVETYSEAVAAALSSVPDHRYTHLADSDPNPADALATVGADIAAFGPG